Proteins encoded by one window of Cupriavidus sp. EM10:
- a CDS encoding PilZ domain-containing protein, producing the protein MNAPVTTPPRPATAAPGNPAGPATGTGAPQRPNVLSLSIKDQAGLYGAYMPFLARGGIFVPSNRPFRLGEPVFLVLSLLDRPQKYQVQGTVAWITPAGTPMKTPGVGVHLPDDDNGRALKRAVEELLGKTIESGRPTQTL; encoded by the coding sequence ATGAATGCACCAGTCACGACGCCACCGCGTCCGGCGACAGCCGCGCCCGGCAATCCAGCGGGGCCTGCCACCGGAACCGGCGCGCCGCAGCGGCCCAATGTGCTGTCGCTGTCGATCAAGGACCAGGCCGGACTCTACGGCGCCTATATGCCGTTCCTGGCGCGCGGCGGCATCTTTGTGCCGTCGAACCGGCCGTTCCGGCTGGGCGAGCCGGTCTTCCTGGTGCTTTCATTGCTTGACCGCCCGCAGAAGTACCAGGTGCAAGGCACCGTGGCCTGGATCACCCCGGCCGGCACGCCAATGAAGACGCCCGGCGTGGGCGTGCATCTGCCAGACGACGACAATGGCCGCGCGCTCAAGCGTGCGGTCGAAGAACTGCTGGGCAAGACCATCGAATCCGGGCGGCCCACGCAGACCCTGTAA
- a CDS encoding mechanosensitive ion channel family protein: MTFDALLDLFQQRIPAHPWAQIALYVLALVVIAALAQWLVARVVGRVVYRVLSLSGNREWAAALMRHRTYRRLGYAVFLAVITVGVSQVPDLGKFSILIERLAHAGTWVSVFLMLSGVLGAWQTVFANSRRAQTRSIKGYVQIAQLALWLVCGVLVLSILIDRSPLWMLSGIGALSAVLLLVFKDTLLSLVASTQLTSNDMLRIGDWIEMPQSNADGFVMDIALHTVKVKNWDNTVTTVPTYKLFSESYRNYRHMFESGARRIKRTLRIDATSVRFLNDDEVKALMRFRLLHDYLEVKQQEVEQTNRALQGADTDPVNRRRLTNLGTFRAYGIAFLRAHPDIHHDLLLNLRMMEPDSQGIPIEVYCFSTRTGWMDYERIQGDIFDHLFAILPELGLRLYQAPSGADLSNLRDSPRGAHAALAVAASDPGAREPMAAQTDRADRVV, encoded by the coding sequence ATGACATTTGACGCCCTGCTGGACCTGTTCCAGCAACGCATTCCCGCCCATCCGTGGGCGCAGATCGCGCTTTACGTGCTGGCGCTGGTGGTGATCGCCGCGCTGGCGCAGTGGCTGGTGGCCCGCGTGGTGGGCCGTGTGGTCTACCGTGTGCTGAGCCTTTCGGGCAACCGCGAATGGGCGGCCGCGCTGATGCGGCACCGCACCTACCGCCGGCTTGGCTACGCTGTGTTCCTGGCCGTGATCACGGTCGGCGTCAGCCAGGTGCCGGACCTGGGCAAGTTCTCGATCCTGATCGAGCGGCTGGCGCACGCCGGCACGTGGGTCAGCGTGTTCCTGATGCTGTCCGGCGTGCTCGGCGCCTGGCAGACCGTGTTCGCCAACAGCCGCCGTGCGCAGACCCGGTCGATCAAGGGTTACGTGCAGATTGCCCAGTTGGCGCTGTGGCTGGTGTGCGGCGTCCTGGTGCTGTCGATCCTGATCGACCGCTCGCCGCTGTGGATGCTGTCCGGTATCGGCGCGCTGTCGGCGGTGCTGCTGCTGGTGTTCAAGGACACGCTGCTGTCGCTGGTGGCCAGCACGCAGCTGACGTCGAACGACATGCTGCGCATCGGCGACTGGATCGAGATGCCGCAGTCCAACGCCGACGGCTTCGTGATGGATATCGCGCTGCACACGGTCAAGGTCAAGAACTGGGACAACACCGTGACCACGGTGCCGACCTACAAGCTGTTCTCGGAGAGCTACCGCAACTACCGGCACATGTTCGAATCGGGCGCGCGCCGCATCAAGCGCACGCTGCGCATCGACGCCACGTCGGTGCGTTTCCTGAACGATGACGAGGTGAAGGCGCTGATGCGCTTCCGGCTGCTGCACGACTACCTGGAGGTCAAGCAACAGGAGGTGGAGCAGACCAACCGGGCGCTGCAGGGCGCCGACACCGACCCCGTGAACCGCCGCCGGCTGACCAACCTGGGCACGTTCCGCGCCTACGGCATCGCGTTCCTGCGCGCGCACCCCGATATCCACCACGACCTGCTGCTGAACCTGCGCATGATGGAGCCGGATTCGCAGGGCATCCCCATCGAGGTCTACTGCTTCAGCACCCGCACGGGCTGGATGGACTACGAACGCATCCAGGGCGACATCTTCGACCACCTGTTCGCAATCCTGCCGGAACTGGGGCTGCGGCTGTACCAGGCACCTTCGGGCGCCGACCTGAGCAATTTGCGGGATTCACCACGCGGCGCGCATGCCGCATTGGCAGTGGCCGCGTCCGACCCCGGCGCGCGCGAGCCGATGGCAGCGCAGACGGACAGGGCGGATCGGGTGGTGTGA
- a CDS encoding J domain-containing protein, whose product MHTHYDNLKVSRDAPTEVIRAAYKSLSQKYHPDRHADSEEANRIMRLLNAAYEVLRDPDRRAEHDQWIMAEERREAERAQRQAQAHRAAAAQRQAAQRQQAARQASARPAPARAPEPEPTDAPPYRSRKARPERQERQGRTRRKAREHAADGPAAPLPKYGSIALYAAIGAIIVIMLGDWTGTGEATAGSNNARPAPASAAQALVRSVSPGVQLVSRERAYSRPSMTPRGMPWPEHSGYLPGYPVLNKNGLSTLTVDNSGSASDVLLKLVAVDGNAPLPVRTSFVRSGSSFTMENISPGAYDLRYQSLDSGEIFRSERFDLSEIREPAGTSANRNVFKLYAVPDGTSRSVTISEREFP is encoded by the coding sequence ATGCATACCCACTACGACAACCTCAAGGTTTCACGCGACGCGCCGACCGAAGTCATTCGGGCCGCCTACAAGTCCTTGAGCCAGAAATATCATCCCGACCGGCACGCGGACAGCGAGGAAGCCAATCGCATCATGCGCCTGCTGAACGCGGCCTACGAGGTGCTGCGCGACCCGGACCGCCGTGCCGAGCACGACCAGTGGATCATGGCCGAGGAACGGCGCGAGGCCGAACGGGCGCAGCGGCAGGCGCAGGCCCATCGTGCGGCAGCCGCTCAGCGCCAGGCCGCCCAGCGCCAGCAGGCCGCCCGCCAGGCGTCTGCGCGTCCGGCGCCGGCACGCGCCCCCGAGCCCGAACCCACCGACGCGCCGCCGTACCGCTCGCGCAAGGCACGTCCCGAGCGCCAGGAACGCCAGGGTCGCACCCGGCGCAAAGCCCGCGAACACGCCGCCGACGGCCCCGCCGCGCCGTTGCCGAAATACGGATCGATCGCGCTCTATGCGGCCATCGGCGCCATCATCGTGATCATGCTGGGGGACTGGACAGGCACCGGCGAAGCGACGGCCGGCAGCAACAACGCCCGGCCCGCGCCAGCCAGCGCCGCGCAGGCGTTGGTCCGATCGGTATCGCCGGGCGTGCAGCTGGTGTCGCGCGAGCGCGCATACAGCCGGCCGTCGATGACGCCGCGCGGCATGCCATGGCCCGAGCATTCGGGCTATCTGCCGGGCTATCCGGTACTCAACAAGAATGGGTTGTCCACGCTGACGGTGGACAATTCGGGAAGCGCGTCCGACGTGCTGCTGAAACTGGTCGCCGTCGACGGCAATGCGCCGCTGCCGGTGCGCACCAGCTTCGTGCGCAGCGGATCGTCATTCACGATGGAAAATATTTCGCCCGGCGCCTACGACCTGCGCTACCAGAGCCTGGACTCCGGCGAGATCTTCCGCTCGGAACGCTTCGATCTGTCGGAAATCCGCGAGCCGGCCGGCACCAGCGCCAACCGCAATGTCTTCAAGCTGTACGCGGTGCCGGACGGCACCTCGCGCTCGGTGACGATTTCCGAGCGCGAATTTCCCTGA
- a CDS encoding GNAT family N-acetyltransferase: MSNIGFKVRLATRDDLPGIVEIYNSTVPSRMVTADTEPVSVESREAWFAAHQPERRPLWVCEAADGRMAGWVSYSDFYGRPAYGATAEVSIYLHEAFRGQGLGRFLLEEAIAHAPKVGVNTLLGFIFGHNAPSLALFERHGFTRWGDLPRVAVLDGVERDLVILGRRLD; the protein is encoded by the coding sequence ATGAGCAATATCGGCTTCAAGGTGCGTCTGGCGACGCGCGACGACCTGCCTGGTATCGTCGAGATCTACAACAGCACGGTGCCGTCGCGCATGGTGACGGCCGATACGGAGCCGGTGTCCGTGGAATCGCGCGAGGCGTGGTTCGCGGCGCACCAGCCCGAGCGCCGCCCGCTGTGGGTGTGCGAAGCCGCCGACGGCCGCATGGCCGGCTGGGTCAGCTACTCTGACTTCTATGGCCGTCCTGCGTACGGCGCCACCGCCGAAGTCTCCATCTATCTGCACGAAGCCTTCCGTGGCCAGGGCCTGGGCCGCTTCCTGCTGGAAGAAGCCATCGCGCACGCGCCCAAGGTGGGCGTGAACACGCTGCTGGGCTTCATCTTTGGCCACAACGCGCCGAGCCTGGCCCTGTTCGAGCGCCACGGCTTCACGCGTTGGGGCGACCTGCCGCGCGTGGCCGTGCTCGACGGCGTCGAGCGCGATCTCGTGATCCTGGGCCGCCGCCTGGACTGA
- a CDS encoding ankyrin repeat domain-containing protein — MLDIKIRRLASAMALVGLTAMSGCALVQAAPADDMRKAVEFDDGNSVQKLLAKGVDPNLVDNRGNPMLVVALREKSKKAATALIKARNIDFDKTNPAGENALMMAALNGDLDMIKLMVDGEEAEVNKKGWAPLHYAATNGHNDVVKYLVDHAAYLDAESPNGTTPLMMAARGGHIETVKLLLDEGADMRLKNQQGMTVIDFADQYNQKEIADGLRSRWQKLYGNVPAPAPKPKPYVAPNGQPQPKAY; from the coding sequence ATGCTTGATATCAAGATTCGACGCCTGGCATCGGCGATGGCCCTGGTGGGTCTGACGGCGATGTCGGGCTGCGCGCTGGTGCAGGCTGCGCCGGCTGACGACATGCGCAAGGCCGTGGAATTCGACGACGGCAACTCGGTGCAGAAGCTGCTGGCCAAGGGCGTGGACCCGAACCTGGTGGACAACCGCGGCAATCCGATGCTGGTGGTGGCGCTGCGCGAGAAGTCGAAGAAGGCGGCCACGGCGCTGATCAAGGCCAGGAACATCGACTTCGACAAGACCAACCCGGCCGGCGAGAACGCGCTGATGATGGCGGCGCTCAATGGCGACCTCGACATGATCAAGCTGATGGTCGATGGCGAGGAGGCCGAGGTCAACAAGAAGGGCTGGGCGCCGCTGCACTACGCCGCGACCAACGGCCATAACGACGTGGTCAAGTACCTGGTCGACCATGCCGCCTACCTGGACGCCGAAAGCCCCAACGGCACTACGCCGCTGATGATGGCGGCGCGCGGCGGGCATATCGAGACGGTCAAGCTGCTGCTGGACGAAGGCGCGGACATGCGCCTGAAGAACCAGCAGGGCATGACGGTGATCGACTTTGCCGATCAGTACAACCAGAAGGAAATCGCCGACGGCCTGAGGTCGCGCTGGCAGAAGCTCTACGGCAATGTGCCCGCGCCGGCACCCAAGCCCAAGCCCTACGTGGCGCCGAACGGCCAGCCGCAGCCCAAGGCTTACTGA
- a CDS encoding HD-GYP domain-containing protein, producing the protein MLRRIKAEQLQIGMFVARLGGPWINHPFWRSRFLVTSDEQVEQIQSANVQDVWIDILKGRNLPTPAAPEMMEADDAGDDPESSFEDELERARELIKTGRVLIGNLFNDVRMGRALESNGALLLVDSASTSLSRHSQALLAMARLKVKDDYTYLHSFSVCALMIAVGRNLKLPDGEVRELGLAGLVHDIGKLTLPESLLMKGGDLSPSEEEQMRRHPSAGYRILNEARLYTNIPLDVCVHHHERVDGRGYPFGLLEHEISIHAKIAAICDTYDSLTSPRPNHLAWSPARAMEYIAVRVDTLFDRRVFKAFTRTIGIYPLGTVLRLRSGRLAVVCGQNDGEPLRPRVMVFYSVTDAKPLPPEVLDLTQADDTVIAFEDARQWGFNDDQLMAMYAPHAK; encoded by the coding sequence ATGCTGAGAAGAATCAAGGCGGAACAGCTGCAGATTGGCATGTTCGTGGCAAGGCTGGGCGGGCCGTGGATCAACCATCCGTTCTGGCGGTCGCGCTTTCTGGTCACCAGCGACGAGCAGGTGGAGCAGATCCAGTCCGCCAATGTGCAGGACGTGTGGATCGACATCCTCAAGGGCAGGAACCTGCCGACTCCGGCGGCACCGGAGATGATGGAAGCCGACGATGCCGGCGACGATCCCGAATCGAGTTTCGAGGACGAGCTGGAGCGGGCGCGCGAGCTGATCAAGACCGGCCGCGTGCTGATCGGCAATCTGTTCAACGACGTGCGCATGGGCCGCGCGCTGGAATCCAACGGCGCGCTGCTGCTGGTGGATTCGGCGTCGACGTCGCTGTCGCGCCATTCCCAGGCGCTGCTGGCCATGGCCCGGCTCAAGGTCAAGGACGACTACACCTACCTGCATTCGTTCTCGGTCTGCGCGCTGATGATCGCGGTGGGCCGCAACCTGAAGCTGCCGGACGGCGAGGTGCGCGAACTGGGGCTGGCCGGGCTGGTGCACGATATCGGCAAGCTGACGCTGCCGGAATCGCTGCTGATGAAGGGCGGCGACCTGTCGCCGTCGGAAGAGGAGCAAATGCGCCGGCATCCGTCGGCGGGGTACCGCATCCTGAACGAGGCGCGGCTCTATACCAACATTCCGCTCGATGTCTGCGTGCACCACCATGAACGGGTGGACGGGCGCGGCTATCCGTTCGGGCTGCTGGAGCACGAGATCAGCATCCACGCCAAGATCGCGGCCATCTGCGACACGTACGATTCGCTGACCTCGCCGCGTCCCAACCACCTGGCGTGGTCGCCGGCGCGGGCCATGGAGTACATCGCCGTGCGCGTCGACACGCTGTTCGACCGCCGCGTGTTCAAGGCGTTTACGCGCACCATCGGCATCTATCCGCTGGGCACGGTGCTGCGCCTGCGCTCGGGCCGGCTGGCCGTGGTCTGCGGCCAGAACGACGGCGAGCCGCTGCGGCCGCGCGTGATGGTGTTCTACTCGGTGACCGATGCCAAGCCGTTGCCGCCCGAGGTGCTGGACCTGACCCAGGCCGACGACACCGTGATCGCGTTCGAGGATGCCCGCCAGTGGGGCTTCAACGACGACCAGCTGATGGCGATGTACGCGCCTCACGCGAAGTAG
- a CDS encoding DNA polymerase III subunit delta' — translation MLYPWQREDWQRLAALRDRLPHALLLHGQQGIGKRDLALHFAQGLLCESPLADGQPCNTCGACHWFGQGNHPDFTVVRPEALEAGAGDGDGDGEGSGSSSKKKAPSKIIRMEQVRGLIEAVGVGTHRAGLRVVVVYPLDALQTEGANALLKTLEEPPPSTVFLLVTDRLDRVLPTILSRCRQFSVTRPTQAAALEWLRSQGVADVEAQLALSGGAPLTALHAAEAEEQPLQRLLVGQLGAGPAFDPLAAAEQLQKLPVPAVLGVLQRWTYDLLALCLGTGAVRYFPKEQAALGRCASATDAHRLQGFAARLVNHRRSENHPLAARLVMESVFLDYRQLFR, via the coding sequence ATGCTTTATCCCTGGCAACGAGAAGACTGGCAACGGCTGGCCGCACTGCGCGACCGGCTGCCGCATGCGCTGCTGCTGCACGGGCAGCAAGGCATCGGCAAGCGCGACCTGGCGCTGCATTTCGCCCAGGGCCTGCTGTGCGAATCCCCCCTGGCCGATGGCCAGCCCTGCAACACCTGCGGCGCCTGCCACTGGTTCGGCCAGGGCAACCATCCCGACTTCACCGTGGTGCGGCCCGAGGCGCTGGAAGCCGGCGCGGGCGATGGCGATGGGGACGGCGAAGGCAGCGGTAGCAGCAGCAAGAAGAAGGCGCCGAGCAAGATCATCCGCATGGAGCAGGTGCGGGGGCTGATCGAGGCCGTCGGCGTGGGTACCCATCGCGCGGGCCTCCGAGTCGTGGTGGTCTACCCGCTCGACGCGCTGCAGACCGAGGGCGCCAACGCGCTGCTCAAGACGCTGGAAGAGCCGCCGCCGTCGACCGTGTTCCTGCTGGTGACCGACCGGCTCGACCGCGTGCTGCCGACCATCCTGTCGCGCTGCCGCCAGTTCTCGGTCACGCGCCCGACCCAGGCCGCCGCGCTGGAATGGCTGCGCAGCCAGGGCGTGGCCGATGTCGAGGCGCAACTGGCGCTGTCGGGCGGCGCGCCGCTGACCGCGCTGCATGCCGCCGAGGCCGAAGAGCAGCCGCTGCAGCGCCTGCTGGTGGGCCAGCTTGGCGCCGGCCCCGCATTCGATCCGCTGGCCGCGGCCGAACAGCTGCAGAAGCTGCCTGTGCCGGCCGTGCTGGGCGTGCTGCAGCGCTGGACGTACGACCTGCTGGCGCTGTGCCTGGGCACGGGCGCCGTGCGGTACTTCCCGAAGGAGCAGGCCGCGCTGGGCCGTTGTGCCAGCGCCACCGACGCCCATCGGCTGCAGGGGTTTGCCGCCCGGCTGGTCAACCACCGCCGCAGCGAGAACCATCCGCTGGCGGCCCGGCTGGTCATGGAGTCCGTTTTTCTCGATTACCGCCAATTGTTCCGCTAA
- the tmk gene encoding dTMP kinase — MRGRFITFEGIDGAGKSTHIDWVAGRLRERTTVVTTREPGGTPLGEDLRGLLLHRKMDLETEALLMFAARREHIAEVIEPALARGDWVISDRFTDATFAYQGGGRGLPRERLETLEQWVQGDLQPDLTLLFDVPLETAAQRLANAREPDKFEAESRAFFERTRAEYLRRAAEAPGRFRVIDATRSIEEIRVELEKIVASL, encoded by the coding sequence ATGCGCGGCAGATTCATCACTTTTGAAGGCATCGACGGCGCCGGCAAGAGCACCCATATCGACTGGGTCGCCGGCCGCCTGCGCGAACGCACCACCGTCGTCACCACCCGCGAGCCGGGCGGCACGCCGCTGGGCGAAGACCTGCGCGGCCTGCTGTTGCATCGCAAGATGGACCTGGAAACCGAGGCGCTGCTGATGTTCGCGGCGCGCCGGGAGCATATCGCCGAGGTCATCGAGCCGGCGCTGGCGCGCGGCGACTGGGTCATCTCCGACCGCTTTACCGATGCCACCTTTGCCTACCAGGGCGGCGGGCGCGGCCTGCCGCGCGAGCGGCTGGAAACGCTGGAGCAGTGGGTGCAGGGCGACCTCCAGCCCGACCTGACGCTGCTGTTCGACGTGCCGCTGGAGACGGCGGCCCAGCGCCTGGCCAACGCCCGCGAGCCGGACAAGTTCGAGGCCGAGTCGCGCGCCTTCTTCGAACGGACCCGCGCCGAATACCTGCGCCGGGCCGCCGAAGCGCCCGGGCGGTTCCGCGTGATCGACGCCACGCGCTCGATCGAGGAAATTCGCGTGGAGCTTGAGAAGATCGTCGCAAGCCTCTGA
- a CDS encoding LysR family transcriptional regulator: MQEADWDDLRVFLAVSRQGSLAAAARALRINHSTVLRRLNKLEEDLGTRLFSRDLGGYVMTPAGETLAGQLAGVGEQIDAAQRVLAGRDTELSGPLRVTTTDTLAYGLLMPILADFRARHPRIELQVVIHNTFLNLTRREADVAIRPASAPPEHLLGRHVGRLQTAPYASRDYLERMQAPAEAHWPGHWWVVPDDSLAHLAQARWALANVPADRSAVRADSLVAMAQAVRLGMGAGMVLCMLGDADASLVRLAEPEPALDTPLWLLTHPDLRHSARVRAFNDFVTDALRQSPWVLQD; encoded by the coding sequence ATGCAGGAAGCAGACTGGGACGACCTGCGCGTATTCCTGGCGGTGAGCCGGCAGGGATCTCTGGCGGCGGCCGCACGGGCGCTGCGGATCAATCATTCGACGGTGCTGCGGCGGCTGAACAAGCTGGAGGAAGACCTGGGTACGCGGCTGTTCTCACGCGATCTGGGCGGCTACGTGATGACGCCGGCCGGCGAAACGCTGGCCGGGCAGCTGGCTGGCGTTGGCGAGCAGATCGACGCCGCGCAGCGCGTGCTGGCCGGGCGCGACACCGAACTGAGCGGCCCGCTGCGCGTGACCACCACCGATACCCTGGCCTACGGCCTGCTGATGCCGATCCTGGCCGATTTCCGGGCCCGCCATCCCCGCATCGAGCTGCAGGTGGTGATCCACAACACCTTCCTGAACCTGACCCGCCGCGAGGCCGACGTGGCCATTCGCCCGGCTTCGGCGCCGCCCGAGCACCTGCTGGGCCGCCACGTGGGGCGCCTGCAGACCGCGCCCTATGCCTCGCGCGACTATCTCGAACGAATGCAGGCGCCGGCCGAGGCGCACTGGCCCGGCCACTGGTGGGTGGTGCCCGACGACAGCCTGGCGCACCTGGCGCAGGCCCGCTGGGCGCTGGCCAATGTCCCCGCCGACCGCAGCGCGGTGCGCGCGGACAGCCTGGTGGCCATGGCGCAGGCCGTGCGGCTTGGGATGGGCGCCGGCATGGTGCTGTGCATGCTGGGCGATGCCGACGCGTCGCTGGTGCGGCTGGCCGAGCCGGAGCCCGCGCTCGACACGCCGCTGTGGCTGCTGACCCATCCGGACCTGCGCCACAGCGCACGCGTGCGCGCCTTCAACGACTTCGTGACCGACGCGCTGCGGCAGTCGCCGTGGGTGCTACAGGACTGA
- a CDS encoding TatD family hydrolase, producing the protein MFVDSHCHIDFPELAQRLPQLLENMKTNQVTHALCISVTLEDFPRVLALAEQHPHLYASVGVHPDYEEDAEEPTLERLVTLSAHPRVVGTGETGLDYYRLNGRSVDDMEWQRERFRTHIRAARQTGKPLIIHTRSSADDTIRLMREENAREAGGVMHCFTETWDIAKQALDEGFYISFSGIVTFKSAADLQETAKKVPMDRMLIETDSPYLAPVPYRGKTNEPAWVRHVGEFIARLRDVPVEAVAEQTTDNFFRLFKHIDRNAHA; encoded by the coding sequence ATGTTTGTCGATTCCCACTGTCATATCGATTTTCCGGAGCTGGCGCAGCGCCTGCCCCAGTTGCTGGAAAACATGAAGACCAACCAGGTCACGCATGCGCTGTGCATTTCCGTGACGCTGGAGGATTTTCCGCGCGTGCTGGCGCTGGCCGAACAGCATCCGCATCTCTACGCCTCGGTGGGCGTGCATCCCGACTACGAGGAAGATGCCGAGGAACCGACGCTGGAGCGGCTGGTGACGCTGTCCGCCCATCCGCGCGTGGTGGGCACCGGCGAGACCGGGCTGGACTACTACCGCCTGAACGGCCGCAGCGTCGACGACATGGAATGGCAGCGCGAGCGCTTTCGTACCCATATCCGTGCCGCGCGCCAGACCGGCAAGCCGCTGATCATCCATACCCGCTCGTCGGCCGACGACACGATCCGGCTGATGCGCGAGGAAAATGCGCGCGAGGCCGGCGGCGTCATGCACTGCTTTACCGAGACCTGGGACATTGCGAAGCAGGCGCTGGACGAGGGTTTCTACATCTCGTTCTCGGGCATCGTCACCTTCAAGAGCGCGGCCGACCTGCAGGAAACGGCCAAGAAGGTGCCGATGGACCGCATGCTGATCGAGACCGATTCGCCGTACCTGGCGCCGGTGCCGTATCGTGGCAAGACCAACGAGCCGGCCTGGGTGCGTCACGTGGGCGAGTTCATCGCCAGGCTGCGGGATGTGCCCGTGGAAGCCGTTGCGGAACAGACGACGGATAACTTCTTCCGTCTTTTCAAGCACATAGACAGGAATGCTCATGCTTGA